One genomic segment of Centropristis striata isolate RG_2023a ecotype Rhode Island chromosome 13, C.striata_1.0, whole genome shotgun sequence includes these proteins:
- the ube2z gene encoding ubiquitin-conjugating enzyme E2 Z, translated as MADSFGEQSSGGALGSGVTGPGSGAALLPTLANSLSVGASGAHSSSTPASPPPAAAAQSGLTALVAPMSAVTPTPAGFGNTFTPSSSPPVVAVSPTVHASSPLPGVGLGVGGVAGAGLLSQIHATSWDPTLSTDWDNEKASQQCILRIKRDIMSIYKEPPPGMFVVPDPQDMTKIHALITGPFDTPYEGGFFLFLFRCPPDYPIHPPRVKLITTGHNTVRFNPNFYRNGKVCLSILGTWTGPAWSPAQSISSVLISIQSLMTENPYHNEPGFEQERHPGDSKNYNECIRHETMRVAVCDMLEGKVPCPEALWSVMEKSFLEYYDFYEGVCKERLHLQGQNMQDPFGEKRGRFDYHGLLARLSATHRRIREKSLAEDNHNDDDSDSDTSSSGTDPDSQGSSQP; from the exons ATGGCGGACAGCTTTGGAGAGCAGTCCAGCGGCGGTGCCCTTGGCTCAGGCGTCACCGGACCGGGCAGCGGAGCCGCGCTGCTGCCCACTTTGGCCAACTCTCTGTCGGTGGGAGCCAGCGGGGCTCACTCCAGCTCCACCCCGGCCTCTCCTCCCCCCGCCGCCGCCGCGCAGAGTGGCCTAACCGCCCTGGTGGCCCCTATGTCCGCTGTCACTCCTACCCCGGCCGGGTTTGGCAACACATTTACCCCCAGCTCATCTCCGCCGGTCGTGGCCGTGTCTCCCACCGTACAcgcgtcctctcctctccccggTGTTGGTCTCGGGGTTGGCGGGGTGGCAGGAGCGGGCCTTCTGTCCCAAATCCACGCCACCTCCTGGGACCCGACACTCAGTACGGACTGGGACAACGAAAAAGCTTCCCAGCAGTGCATCCTGAGGATAAAAAG ggatATCATGTCCATCTACAAAGAACCTCCACCAGGGATGTTTGTGGTCCCTGATCCTCAAGACATGACCAAG ATCCATGCCCTGATCACAGGGCCGTTCGATACACCATACGAGGGCggcttcttcctcttcctgttccGCTGCCCGCCCGACTACCCCATCCACCCACCGCGGGTCAAGCTCATAACCACCGGACACAACACCGTCCGCTTTAACCCCAACTTCTACCGCAACGGCAAGGTCTGCCTCAGTATCTTGGG GACATGGACAGGTCCAGCCTGGAGCCCAGCCCAGAGTATCTCATCTGTCCTCATTTCCATCCAGTCTCTGATGACGGAAAACCCCTATCACAATGAACCTGGCTTTGAACag gAGCGCCACCCAGGGGACAGTAAGAACTACAACGAGTGTATCCGCCATGAAACCATGAGGGTGGCTGTGTGTGACATGCTGGAGGGCAAAGTCCCCTGTCCTGAAGCTCTGTG gAGTGTGATGGAAAAGTCCTTCCTAGAATACTATGATTTCTATGAGGGCGTCTGCAAAGAGAGACTGCATCTACAAGGACAGAACATGCAG GACCCATTCGGCGAGAAGCGTGGCCGGTTCGACTACCACGGCCTGCTGGCCCGTCTCAGTGCCACCCACAGGCGAATACGTGAGAAAAGCTTGGCGGAGGACAACCACAACGACGACGATTCAGACTCAGACACCAGCTCCTCTGGGACGGACCCCGACAGCCAGGGCAGCTCCCAGCCCTGA
- the atp5mc1 gene encoding ATP synthase F(0) complex subunit C1, mitochondrial produces the protein MYACAKFVTSPAVLRGGSRVLARPVSVSLFNRPEATVEQQALLPVSQSALLTRSFQTSAVSRDIDTAAKFIGAGAATVGVAGSGAGIGTVFGSLIIGYARNPSLKQQLFSYAILGFALSEAMGLFCLMVAFLILFAM, from the exons ATGTATGCCTGCGCCAAGTTTGTCACTTCTCCAGCTGTG CTGCGTGGGGGGTCCAGAGTCCTTGCCCGGCCAGTCTCCGTGTCCCTTTTTAACAGACCTGAAGCCACAGTGGAGCAGCAG GCTCTGTTGCCAGTCAGCCAGTCTGCGCTCTTGACTCGCTCCTTCCAGACCAGCGCCGTCTCCAGGGACATCGACACTGCCGCCAAGTTCATTGGTGCTGGTGCTGCCACAGTGGGTGTGGCCGGCTCAGGAGCTGGAATTGGAACAGTTTTCGGAAGCCTCATCATTGGCTATGCcag GAACCCCTCTCTGAAGCAGCAGCTTTTCTCCTACGCCATCCTGGGTTTCGCTCTGTCTGAGGCTATGGGTCTCTTCTGTCTGATGGTGGCGTTCCTCATCCTCTTCGCCATGTAA